In the Bos javanicus breed banteng chromosome 4, ARS-OSU_banteng_1.0, whole genome shotgun sequence genome, AGAATAGTTAACCTTTTCAAAAATCCTGTTTCAATACCTATTCAAAGGTTATAGAACTGAAAATTGAAAAAGCCTCTATTGCTCATTCAGTTTCCCAATGTGCAGTGTATCCTACTGGTCATAAGCAGGATGATTTCAGGTAACCCAATTGCACTTTtaatagttatatatttattcaatgtatgttagaaaaatatatttgacatgTCATACACATGATTCATGGACCTTATGATGAAAGCAAAAttgattttcagattttaagAATGAGTCAGTTtaaggaaaaacattaaaaagggcACAGGTGGTAGATGAATAACAGAAGTTTGGGAAACACTAGTCTTAAACCAATCCTTAAGctgtatagatgagaaaacaaaaggaCCTCCAAACACAAAAGACCTTTTTTGAGCCTATACTGTACTAGCTGTATAGTATATGTCAGAGCTAGGACTAAAACTGAGTACAATCCTGCTTCTTCCCATTGAAATTTGAAGAGACTTGTGGCTTTTACTTCACATCTGCATTGTCCATTATGGTGGCCTCATGtggatatttatattaaaattaaataaaatttaaaatttgcacTGCCATATTTTCTAGTGCTCAGTAGTCAGTGTGGCTAATAGTTACCATATTGGACAGTTCAGAGACAGAACATTTCTGTCATTGCAGAAGGTTCTTTTGGATAGTGCAACTTTATTACCTAGATACATGATTACTTACTTAGATACAGTAACCCTTTAATGTTTTATCCCCTTCAAAGGGATGATACTTACTAATTTACTCACCACCTGAAGTTATTTCAACCCTGATTGAAGGTACTAAATTGAAGGTACTGTTAATAGTGCAATTAAGATAATTGATCATGGGAAATAAAGCCAGAATGAAGTTCTCAGATTCGTACCAGCTCAACTTAACTGGAAGACGTCCTTCTTGTcctctttttattaataaatactgtCTTGAATTCAATAGAAATTTCTAATAGAAAATTTCCTgactttctaaatccagcttagaATTGtatttcattaacattttaaaactttttatttttaagcagatTTTCAGTGAATGGACCTAACTGGACTCTCTGAGATCATCAATAAACATGAGCGGTAGCAAACCTGATATATTGTGGGCACCACACCAGGTTGATAGATTTGTTGTATGTGACTCCGAACTTAGTCTTTACCATGTGGAATCTACTGTGAATTCAGAACTCAAAGCTGGATCTCTACGTTTATCTGAAGACTCTGCAGCTACATTACTATCAATAAATTCAGAAACCCCCTATATGAAATGTGTCGCCTGGTATCTCAGCTATGATCCTGAATGTCTCCTAGCAGTTGGACAAGCAAATGGTCGAGTCGTACTGACAAGTCTTGGTCAAGATCATAACTCAAAGTTCAGAGATTTGATAGGAAAAGAATTTGTTCCAAAACACGCACGACAATGCAATACCCTTGCATGGAATCCAGTGGATAATAACTGGCTTGCTGCTGGTCTAGATAAACATAGAGCTGACTTTTCAGTGCTGATTTGGGATATCTGCAGCAAATATACCCCTGATATAGTTCCCATGGAGAAAGTAAGACTCTCAGTAGGTGAAACTGAAACGTCATTATTAGTAACAAAACCACTTTACGAATTAGGACAGAATGATGCTTGTCTCTCTCTTTGTTGGCTTCCACGAGACCAGAAACTTCTGCTTGCTGGTATGCATCGTAACCTGGCCATTTTTGATCTTCGGAATACAAGTCAGAAGATGTTTGTGAATACGAAAGCTGTTCAGGGCGTGACAGTAGACCCATATTTCCATGATCGTGTTGCTTCCTTCTATGAAGGTCAGGTGGCAATATGGGATCTTAGGAAATTTGAGAAGCCAGTTTTGACTTTGACCGAGCAACCAAAGCCCTTAACAAAAGTAGCCTGGTGTCCAACTAGAACTGGTCTGCTTGCCACTTTAACGAGGGATAGTAATATTATTAGATTATATGATATGCAGCACACACCCACTCCCATTGGTGATGAAACTGAACCCACAATCATTGAAAGAAGTGTGCAACCTTGTGACAATTACATTGCTTCCTTTGCTTGGCATCCGACGAGTCAAAATCGAATGATAGTTGTAACTCCTAACCGGACAATGTCTGACTTCACTGTTTTTGAAAGGATCTCTCTTGCCTGGAGCCCGATTACATCTTTGATGTGGGCTTGTGGTCGTCATTTGTATGAATGtgcagaagaagaaaatgataatTCTTTAGAAAAAGATATAGCAACGAAGATGCGCCTTCGGGCTTTATCAAGGTATGGGCTTGATACAGAGCAGGTGTGGAGAAACCATATTTTAGCTGGAAATGAGGATCCCCAGCTCAAGTCACTCTGGTACACTCTGCACTATATCCTTTGTGTGGTGAGGTCTGTGAGATGAATCAGATAGAAATGTTCTTGAAGTTTGCGGAAAGGTCAGTCTGTAAATATGCTGAATGTTTTGTGTGCAAATACAAGTCACAGAATAGTAAAATCACAAAGTAAAATTGTTTAAAACTGTTGAACTTGAGATACTGCCTTGCAGATCGAGTAGGAGGAAGAAAAGTAGATCTCTGTAACAGAGTAGAACTGACTGACGCCTTTTATAAATTGGCTCCAAATGAAAATAAGTTTAGTTTTGAAATACTTTATTATGCTTCATCACTAGTATTTCCTATGCATTTAAATACTTATGAAGCAGTATACGGAAGATATGGACCAGAAATCTCCAGGCAACAAAGGATCATTGGTTTATGCAGGAATTAAATCAATTGTAAAATCATCTTTGGGTAagaaagttgtttttattttctgcaatgtgtgtttaattttgttctctctattttttccccatatttagTTACTTCAGGATACTGTAATATCTGGCCATATTTTTTGACTGCATTGTTTCTGACTGGGTATTTTAGGGAATTGAGTTAAAtgcataattatttatatatgtaaaattcttTTTGGAGGGAGTCTTGGTTCTTTGAAGGGatagttgactttttaaaatctagtcattaatttattcacaattttttttttgaagactcaCTTTGAAAGATATTACATTAGAGGATTTATAGGCTCTTCCTGGTGGTTAGTTCAGATTTTATCAcagaatttacttttttaaaaaataaattaaaaaatttctaatCGAAAAAGACCCCTTTTATTTTGCTGCCTAAACCCTCCCACTTAGCTGTCTGATGGCAAGGCCTGTATAACTATGACATGAAGTATGGACTTACCTGAAGTGCCTTACTATTTCAGTCCTTGATGATTGAAAAATGTATGAATTAATGTAGGATTGAAATTAATAGactaacagtttaaaaaaaggaaacatgacAAGAAAGCCAGGCTTACTGTTTGTTCCCTGACTTCTTTAAACAGTTGTTCCTATTGTCTTTATTGGAATTAAATTGTGAATTATAGTTGTTTTCTCAGCCTAGCATTTGATATCTAGCTTTAGATAGCTGTCAAATTTGGTCTCGTCAGGCTGCTAGAAAAGTAGTTCTTATGATTTAGTCAAAAAATAGGAATAGAAGTAATAAATCCAACTTGGTTTTTTATAGGACTTTCATGAATACtgcacaaaaatatacaaaataaaatgctattttttaatgagtagtttgagcatttcaactaaatgcttatattattttattttttttaaaggacttttaaATTACTTTGGTTCACATTACTGAAGATTGAGTAGACTGTTTATTTCATCTATTTCATTTTAGTGTTCTCTCAGTAGGTCCGACCCAAAAAAGTAACTTTTATTATAAACAATAAAGTGAAAGAGTTTAATTAGAGACTTCCATTTTTATTAATGTAAGTTAAAGGTCAGTAATACTGTGTTACCTTGATGAAAAGTATTTatagctatacagtaggtcagaCCACATTGCATTCTCAGTATTGTGAGGTTTATTGTTTTTTGCTGTATTTTGATATATTTCGGGGAAAAGCCAGCCAAGTACGTGTAAAGCACAGGGGAATAATGGAATTTCTTTATAAGTTTTTGGTGCAGTAGAAACAAACTGAGTATCATGAGTTAAGAGTAGTCTTTACCCAAACTGTTTGATTAAGACTACTGTTGGAAAGATTACCTCATTGCTGGACTTTTGGCTTTTTGCTTGGTTTGGATTGGTTTAGATATTTTTGTTTCTGCAACCCCAAAGTAAAAAGTAGAGAAATGACTGTCAAAGATGGCAGTCCTTAGGtttcaatcttttcttttttcctaattgtATCTCTAATAATTCAGCACATAGTAAGTCAACATGGTGAGCCATCTTGCCCACAGTAACCTAATGCACAAGTTTATAGAGTGCACAGCTAAATTTTAACTTTGGTGACTAATAATATATAGTGAGTGCCTATTATGAATTAGATATCACGCTAGTTGCTTTCTCATTGTTACTTGACTTAATTCTTTCAGCTGTAATATAAGGTAAGTTTATTCATTTGGCCAATATTTATTACTTGCTCACTATATGCCAAGAATCTAGAAACTGGAGACATAACTATCAATAAGATAGCTAAATCTCTTTTGTCATGGAGACTGAATGAGATATGATTCCTGCTCTTGGGAAGATTACAGtctatagttgacccttgaacaaggaGGTTGGAGGG is a window encoding:
- the MIOS gene encoding GATOR2 complex protein MIOS isoform X2; translation: MSGSKPDILWAPHQVDRFVVCDSELSLYHVESTVNSELKAGSLRLSEDSAATLLSINSETPYMKCVAWYLSYDPECLLAVGQANGRVVLTSLGQDHNSKFRDLIGKEFVPKHARQCNTLAWNPVDNNWLAAGLDKHRADFSVLIWDICSKYTPDIVPMEKVRLSVGETETSLLVTKPLYELGQNDACLSLCWLPRDQKLLLAGMHRNLAIFDLRNTSQKMFVNTKAVQGVTVDPYFHDRVASFYEGQVAIWDLRKFEKPVLTLTEQPKPLTKVAWCPTRTGLLATLTRDSNIIRLYDMQHTPTPIGDETEPTIIERSVQPCDNYIASFAWHPTSQNRMIVVTPNRTMSDFTVFERISLAWSPITSLMWACGRHLYECAEEENDNSLEKDIATKMRLRALSRYGLDTEQVWRNHILAGNEDPQLKSLWYTLHFMKQYTEDMDQKSPGNKGSLVYAGIKSIVKSSLGMVESSRHNWSGLDKQSDIQNLNEERILALQLCGWIKKGTDVDVGPFLNSLVQEGEWERAAAVALFNLDIRRAIQILNEGASSGKGDLNLNVVAMALSGYTDEKNSLWREMCSTLRLQLNNPYLCIMFAFLTSEAGSYDGVLYENKVAVRDRVAFACKFLSDSQLNRYIEKLTNEMKEAGNLEGILLTGLTKDGVDLMESYVDRTGDVQTASYCMLQGSPLDVLKDERVQYWIENYRNLLDAWRFWHKRAEFDIHRSKLDPSSKPLAQVFVSCNFCGKSISYSCSTVPHQGRGFSQYGVSGSPTKSKVTSCPGCRKPLPRCALCLINMGTPVSSCPAVLLLMGFLWMQ
- the MIOS gene encoding GATOR2 complex protein MIOS isoform X1; the encoded protein is MSGSKPDILWAPHQVDRFVVCDSELSLYHVESTVNSELKAGSLRLSEDSAATLLSINSETPYMKCVAWYLSYDPECLLAVGQANGRVVLTSLGQDHNSKFRDLIGKEFVPKHARQCNTLAWNPVDNNWLAAGLDKHRADFSVLIWDICSKYTPDIVPMEKVRLSVGETETSLLVTKPLYELGQNDACLSLCWLPRDQKLLLAGMHRNLAIFDLRNTSQKMFVNTKAVQGVTVDPYFHDRVASFYEGQVAIWDLRKFEKPVLTLTEQPKPLTKVAWCPTRTGLLATLTRDSNIIRLYDMQHTPTPIGDETEPTIIERSVQPCDNYIASFAWHPTSQNRMIVVTPNRTMSDFTVFERISLAWSPITSLMWACGRHLYECAEEENDNSLEKDIATKMRLRALSRYGLDTEQVWRNHILAGNEDPQLKSLWYTLHFMKQYTEDMDQKSPGNKGSLVYAGIKSIVKSSLGMVESSRHNWSGLDKQSDIQNLNEERILALQLCGWIKKGTDVDVGPFLNSLVQEGEWERAAAVALFNLDIRRAIQILNEGASSGKGDLNLNVVAMALSGYTDEKNSLWREMCSTLRLQLNNPYLCIMFAFLTSEAGSYDGVLYENKVAVRDRVAFACKFLSDSQLNRYIEKLTNEMKEAGNLEGILLTGLTKDGVDLMESYVDRTGDVQTASYCMLQGSPLDVLKDERVQYWIENYRNLLDAWRFWHKRAEFDIHRSKLDPSSKPLAQVFVSCNFCGKSISYSCSTVPHQGRGFSQYGVSGSPTKSKVTSCPGCRKPLPRCALCLINMGTPVSSCPGGSKSDEKVDLSKDKKLAQFNNWFTWCHNCRHGGHAGHMLSWFRDHAECPVSACTCKCMQLDTTGNLVPAETVQP